Genomic segment of Myxococcus stipitatus:
GGTCCTGGCCATGGTCTCCCAGCGCTTCCGCCTCCGCGGCATCCCGGGGCGGCGGGTGGACATCCATCCGGGCATCTCGCTGCTGCCCCGGGGCGGGCTCCCGATGACGCTGGAGCCTCGGCGCTGAAGCCCCGGGCTCAGCTCGCGGCGCGCACGGCCTCCTGCTCCTTGGCCGCGTAGAGCGCCTGGATGTTGGCGCCACCAAAGCCACGAGCCTGGTGGCGCTGGATGACCTCGAAGAAGAGCGTGCGGCGCGCGTGCTGCGAGCGGGTGAAGACCTGCAACAGCGCGCCCCATGCGTCGCGGTCCATCAGGATGTTGCGCGCCTGCAGTGGCTCGCGCTCGAACGGGCTCAGCGTGCCGAGCCGCGCCTCCAGGCCCTCGTAGTAGCCCTGGGGCGCATCCAGCAGGCTCACCCCGTGCTGGCGGAGGGCATCCACCGCGCGGGCGATGTCGTTCGACAGGAAGGCGATGTGCTGCACGCCCGCGCCGCCGTGGGCGCCGATGAAGTCCTCCAGCTGGCCACGCCGGGTGCCGCTGACGGGCTCCTGCAGCGGGAAGCAGACGCGGCCTCCCACTGACTGCACCACGCGCGAGCTCATCCCGCTGTACTCGGTGCGCACGTCCTCTCGGTGGGTCTGCTCGAAGCCGAGGACCGACTCGTAGAAACCGACGGTGTCCATCAGCGTGTGCGGTCGCAGCGCGAAGGCGAAGTGGTCCACCGCGGTGAACAGCGACGCGCCTCCCGACGGGCCCGCCTCCACCGGCAGGTAGCCGCTCGGCGGGAAGGAGGACGCGGGGGCGTCGCGCTGGATGAACGAGTGCACCCAGTCCCCCGGCCCCGCGATGGTGGCCCGCACCACGCGCTGCCCGTGGGACTCGGACGTGACGGGCTCCGCCACGGCCTTGGCCCCGCGGCGCACCGCCTCCGTGAAGGCCGCGTGCGCGTCCGGAGTCCCCAGCGCGATGTCGCGCACGCCGTCTCCATGCGCGCGGACGTAGGCGGCGACCTCGTTGTCGGCATTCAGGGCCGAGGTGACGATGAGCCTCGCGGCGCCCTGCTCGAGCACGAAGGAGCGCCGCCCTGGCAGCCCTGTCTCCGGCCCGCCGCTGGCCACCATCCGGAAGCCCAGCGCATGGCAGAAGAAGTAGGACGAGAGGACCGCGTCACCCACGAACAGCTCGGCATGCTCCACTCCCGTGAACTCCATGCTCAAGACCTCGAATCAGGGGACATGGCCAGCCAGGAGAAATAGGGCGGGCGCGCCAGATATTTATTTCAAGCTATGTGTGAATAACACGACTTTCTGTATAGACATCTTGTTGCGGAGAGGTTGGAGGTCCTCGTGTCTGGCGTCAGCCCACCTGCATGGTGGGTGAGACAGCAGGCGTGGCGCCCTGGTCCGACACGAGCTGCCCGGACTCCAGCTTGAGGATGCGGTCCGCCAGGTGGAAGTAGCGGTCGTCGTGGCTGATGACGAAGACGAGCTTCCCCTGCTGTTTCAGCGAGGGCAGCAGCTCCCGG
This window contains:
- the hppD gene encoding 4-hydroxyphenylpyruvate dioxygenase; the protein is MEFTGVEHAELFVGDAVLSSYFFCHALGFRMVASGGPETGLPGRRSFVLEQGAARLIVTSALNADNEVAAYVRAHGDGVRDIALGTPDAHAAFTEAVRRGAKAVAEPVTSESHGQRVVRATIAGPGDWVHSFIQRDAPASSFPPSGYLPVEAGPSGGASLFTAVDHFAFALRPHTLMDTVGFYESVLGFEQTHREDVRTEYSGMSSRVVQSVGGRVCFPLQEPVSGTRRGQLEDFIGAHGGAGVQHIAFLSNDIARAVDALRQHGVSLLDAPQGYYEGLEARLGTLSPFEREPLQARNILMDRDAWGALLQVFTRSQHARRTLFFEVIQRHQARGFGGANIQALYAAKEQEAVRAAS